The Virgibacillus phasianinus genome includes a window with the following:
- a CDS encoding hemolysin family protein has product MEYLSLLFVAILIVLTAFFVISEFAIVKVRRTRIEYLAGEGNKRAKAVLKVLNNLDGYLSACQLGITVTALGIGWLGEPAFAEIIHPLIVQFDLSEGLVHTISVAIAFGVITFLHVVLGELAPKTIAIQKAEAVTLMTAPPLIFFNWIMFPFIWLLNGSANLLAGLVGFKPASESDEALSEEELRMTMFNSHKSGEINDSEIKYVNRIFDFDDRVAKEIMVPRKEIVCLFTEDSFEENINLMKEEKFTRYPIAADDKDEIIGMVNIKGIFNDDHTSERTIDKYIHPIIHVIETTPIKTLLTKMQKEQCHMAIVVDEFGGTAGLITFEDILEEIVGEIRDEFDSDEVPAVQKIDDKTYLLEGKMLIPDVNELLSTNISDEELDTLGGWVLSKDNEPQQGTLITEGDYHFQVTEVEGHQVKYVQVKELENNEKNDLSTATLQ; this is encoded by the coding sequence TTGGAATATTTAAGTTTGTTATTTGTAGCTATTTTGATTGTACTAACAGCGTTCTTTGTTATTTCAGAGTTTGCAATTGTTAAAGTTAGGCGCACAAGAATTGAGTATCTAGCAGGGGAAGGAAATAAACGTGCTAAGGCAGTATTAAAGGTGCTTAACAATTTGGATGGATACCTTTCGGCGTGTCAACTGGGTATTACTGTAACGGCCCTTGGTATTGGCTGGCTGGGAGAGCCCGCGTTTGCAGAAATTATTCACCCTTTAATCGTTCAATTTGATTTATCAGAAGGGCTAGTACACACCATATCTGTTGCCATAGCATTCGGTGTTATTACCTTTCTGCACGTAGTATTAGGGGAATTGGCCCCAAAGACAATTGCCATTCAAAAAGCAGAAGCTGTCACGCTGATGACTGCACCACCATTAATATTTTTCAACTGGATTATGTTTCCGTTTATCTGGTTATTAAATGGTTCCGCAAACCTTCTGGCTGGATTGGTCGGTTTCAAACCAGCCTCTGAAAGTGATGAAGCCCTTTCAGAAGAGGAACTGCGCATGACGATGTTCAATAGTCATAAAAGTGGAGAAATAAATGACTCCGAAATAAAATATGTTAATAGAATCTTTGATTTTGATGATCGTGTAGCAAAAGAAATTATGGTGCCTCGTAAAGAAATTGTCTGCTTATTTACAGAAGACTCCTTTGAGGAAAACATAAACTTGATGAAAGAAGAGAAATTCACAAGGTATCCTATTGCAGCAGATGATAAGGACGAAATTATAGGTATGGTTAATATTAAAGGGATATTTAATGATGACCATACCTCTGAACGAACTATTGATAAATATATCCATCCAATTATTCACGTAATCGAAACAACCCCGATCAAGACACTTTTAACAAAAATGCAAAAAGAACAGTGTCATATGGCAATTGTTGTAGATGAATTTGGCGGTACGGCCGGATTAATTACGTTTGAAGATATCCTGGAGGAAATTGTGGGGGAAATCAGGGATGAGTTTGACTCTGATGAGGTGCCTGCCGTGCAAAAGATTGATGATAAAACTTATTTGTTGGAAGGAAAAATGCTTATTCCTGATGTCAATGAACTCTTATCAACTAATATTTCGGATGAAGAACTTGACACACTAGGTGGCTGGGTTTTATCTAAGGATAACGAACCACAACAAGGAACACTGATTACAGAAGGAGATTACCACTTCCAAGTAACAGAAGTAGAAGGACACCAAGTAAAGTACGTCCAGGTTAAAGAACTTGAGAATAATGAAAAGAATGATTTATCAACTGCAACATTACAATGA
- a CDS encoding thiol-disulfide oxidoreductase DCC family protein — MKYTVFYDAECPLCSSVKIVMKKLDWFHKINWIPVQKIENDERYRFLQNRDIYDQIHMIADNGKVYSGIYTVRKLLTLLALTFPISWGLYLPYMDKIFGALYTWISKNRYKWFGRKQSVSYA, encoded by the coding sequence ATGAAATATACTGTGTTTTATGACGCCGAATGTCCTTTATGTTCAAGTGTAAAGATTGTTATGAAAAAACTGGATTGGTTCCATAAAATTAACTGGATTCCGGTGCAAAAAATAGAAAATGATGAGCGTTACAGATTCTTACAAAATCGTGATATTTACGATCAAATTCATATGATTGCAGATAACGGGAAAGTGTATTCAGGCATTTATACAGTAAGGAAATTGTTGACCTTACTAGCACTAACATTTCCAATAAGCTGGGGGCTGTATTTACCGTATATGGATAAAATATTTGGTGCCTTATATACCTGGATATCTAAAAATCGGTACAAATGGTTTGGGCGAAAACAGTCCGTTTCTTATGCATAG
- the thrS gene encoding threonine--tRNA ligase, translating to MNQNKLVITFPDGNKKSFPKGISLEEIAQSISPSLKKKSVAGRVNGSLYDLRRGIDENAAIELCQLDSPAGIEIMRHTTAHVLAQAVKRLYGNVHLGVGPVVENGFYYDLDLEASIAVNDLARIEKEMNNIIAENLKIEREQVSPEEAKKIFANDPLKLELLEDIPSGDILTIYRQGEFADLCRGPHLPATRFIKAFKLTHVSGAYWRGDSDNKMLQRIYGVAFPSEKELADYFHFVEEAEKRNHRKLGNELELFMFNEEAPGMPFYLANGQIIRNELESFLRELQNAYDYQEVRTPIMMNKRLWEGSGHWDHYKDNMYFSEVDDQSFALKPMNCPGHMLIFKDKLHSYRDLPIRMAEFGQVHRHEFSGALNGMLRVRTFCQDDAHIFVTPGQIKDEIKSVLKLIDYVYRTFGFNYDIELSTRPDDYMGDMTLWGKAEGALKNVLNELDYDFMINEGDGAFYGPKIDIHIKDALNRSHQCATVQLDFQMPEKFGLTYIDEDNQKVRPVIIHRAIFGSIDRFLGILIEHFGGAFPTWLAPVQVKVIPVSNEMHRDYAEEVKQKLKQAELRVELDLREEKLGYKMRQAQMKKVPFVLVVGDKERENRSVHVRKYGQDDSTEVKLEEFIFDLKQEVDNRVL from the coding sequence ATGAATCAAAACAAATTAGTTATTACATTTCCTGATGGGAATAAAAAAAGTTTTCCAAAAGGTATATCCTTAGAAGAAATTGCTCAGTCCATTAGCCCAAGCTTAAAAAAGAAATCTGTCGCAGGGAGGGTTAACGGTTCATTGTATGACCTTAGGCGCGGCATAGATGAAAATGCAGCCATTGAGTTATGCCAACTGGACTCACCAGCAGGAATTGAGATCATGAGACATACAACTGCCCATGTATTAGCGCAAGCAGTTAAACGACTTTACGGTAACGTTCATTTAGGTGTTGGTCCGGTTGTTGAAAATGGTTTCTATTATGATCTTGATCTTGAGGCCAGTATTGCAGTAAATGATCTTGCCAGGATTGAAAAAGAAATGAATAACATCATTGCTGAAAATCTGAAAATAGAACGTGAGCAAGTTTCCCCTGAAGAAGCAAAGAAAATTTTTGCCAATGATCCATTAAAACTGGAATTGTTGGAGGATATTCCATCCGGGGATATTTTGACGATTTACCGGCAGGGGGAGTTTGCTGATTTATGCCGTGGCCCACACTTACCAGCAACTCGGTTCATTAAAGCATTTAAGTTAACGCATGTTTCTGGAGCTTATTGGCGCGGCGACAGTGATAATAAAATGCTTCAGCGCATTTATGGCGTAGCATTTCCGTCAGAGAAAGAATTAGCTGATTATTTTCATTTTGTTGAGGAAGCAGAGAAAAGAAATCATCGTAAATTAGGGAATGAATTGGAATTATTTATGTTCAATGAAGAGGCGCCTGGAATGCCATTTTACTTGGCAAATGGCCAAATTATTCGTAATGAATTAGAGTCTTTTTTAAGAGAACTACAGAACGCTTATGATTATCAAGAGGTCCGTACACCGATTATGATGAACAAGCGGCTATGGGAGGGGTCGGGGCATTGGGATCATTATAAAGATAATATGTATTTTTCAGAGGTAGATGATCAGAGCTTTGCATTAAAACCGATGAACTGTCCAGGGCATATGCTCATTTTTAAAGATAAGCTTCATTCTTACCGTGATCTCCCAATTCGAATGGCGGAGTTTGGTCAGGTTCACCGCCACGAATTCAGTGGTGCATTAAATGGAATGTTACGGGTTCGCACTTTCTGTCAGGATGACGCGCACATTTTTGTAACACCTGGTCAAATAAAGGATGAAATTAAGTCAGTATTAAAATTGATTGATTACGTATACCGTACATTTGGTTTTAACTATGATATTGAACTATCAACTCGGCCAGACGATTACATGGGCGACATGACGTTATGGGGCAAAGCGGAAGGTGCACTGAAGAATGTCTTAAACGAGCTTGACTATGATTTTATGATCAATGAAGGAGATGGGGCATTTTACGGACCAAAAATTGATATTCACATTAAGGATGCACTAAACAGAAGTCATCAATGTGCGACAGTTCAACTAGATTTCCAAATGCCGGAAAAATTTGGTTTAACTTATATAGATGAGGACAATCAGAAAGTTCGTCCGGTTATTATTCATCGGGCCATCTTCGGATCCATCGATCGTTTCCTCGGAATTCTGATTGAGCATTTTGGTGGTGCATTTCCGACATGGTTGGCACCTGTTCAGGTAAAAGTGATCCCTGTTTCAAATGAAATGCATCGCGATTATGCTGAAGAGGTTAAACAAAAATTAAAGCAGGCGGAATTGAGGGTGGAACTTGATTTGCGGGAAGAGAAGCTGGGCTATAAAATGAGGCAGGCACAAATGAAAAAGGTTCCATTTGTTCTCGTTGTGGGAGACAAGGAACGTGAAAATCGCTCTGTACATGTAAGGAAATATGGCCAGGATGATTCAACAGAAGTGAAACTGGAAGAATTTATATTCGACTTAAAGCAGGAAGTTGATAATAGAGTTCTTTAA
- a CDS encoding DUF3231 family protein, with translation MKSTNHTQLTAPEVANLWASYQNDTMAMYMISYLAKRTEDKEIRSLLEFAVQLAKEHVAVVSDIFKKGNYPIPIGFTKEDVNLDAPKLYSDKLCLYYMIDMAKFALPAYGLALSGGTREDVIAFYSKGLDETQELFKRATRLTMKKGIFNFAPTIPKPDKVDFIKRQDFLSGWFDKRPLVGMEISALVYNTKRASLGEALVTGFSQTAQSTAVRKFFERGKKLTKKHLDTLGSLLIEDDLSPGTINLTAEVTTSTTPPFSDKLMMFHATTFTASGLAQYGYAASSSPRRDLGLTYARLMAETGLYAEDGSNIMIDNGWLEQPPEAADRKKLAEQGK, from the coding sequence ATGAAATCAACTAACCATACACAATTAACGGCACCAGAAGTAGCAAACCTTTGGGCATCTTACCAAAATGATACCATGGCGATGTATATGATTTCTTATCTGGCAAAGCGGACGGAGGATAAGGAAATCCGTTCCCTGTTGGAATTTGCAGTTCAGCTTGCCAAGGAACATGTTGCTGTGGTCTCGGATATATTTAAAAAAGGGAACTACCCCATTCCAATCGGCTTCACCAAAGAAGATGTCAACCTTGATGCGCCAAAACTGTATTCGGACAAGTTGTGCCTTTATTACATGATTGATATGGCGAAATTTGCTTTACCAGCCTATGGTCTTGCATTATCGGGTGGAACACGTGAGGATGTAATTGCATTTTATTCAAAAGGCCTTGATGAAACACAGGAACTTTTTAAGCGGGCCACCCGATTAACCATGAAAAAGGGAATCTTTAATTTTGCGCCGACCATACCAAAACCAGATAAAGTTGATTTTATTAAAAGACAGGATTTTTTATCAGGGTGGTTTGACAAACGACCGCTTGTTGGAATGGAAATTTCAGCGCTTGTCTATAATACCAAGCGTGCTTCTTTGGGTGAAGCTCTGGTAACCGGATTCTCACAGACTGCACAATCAACCGCAGTGAGGAAATTTTTTGAACGTGGAAAAAAACTAACAAAAAAGCACTTGGATACGTTGGGTTCACTGCTTATTGAGGATGATTTGTCCCCTGGTACGATTAACTTAACAGCCGAAGTCACCACTTCAACAACTCCACCATTTTCTGATAAGTTAATGATGTTTCATGCCACTACCTTTACCGCTTCAGGCTTGGCACAGTACGGATATGCCGCTTCGTCAAGTCCAAGACGCGATTTAGGTTTAACCTATGCCCGTCTTATGGCAGAAACTGGACTGTATGCGGAAGATGGTTCAAATATCATGATTGACAACGGCTGGCTTGAGCAGCCACCAGAAGCGGCAGATCGAAAAAAGTTGGCTGAACAAGGGAAATAA
- a CDS encoding alkaline phosphatase D family protein, with product MSEERSMDDLIQNLNEETLQKGVDRRGFLQRAVKIASISLGMVIAQSMGGIKIEAEEKFSSYPFSLGIASGDPLPDGIVLWTRLAPKPLEGGGVPARNVPVHWELAKDEYFRHIVQRGTAIARPELAHSIHVEVDRLQPDTVYFYRFKAGKEYSQVGKTKTLPANDSHVSSLTFAFVSCQQYEHGYYTAYKHLAKEDLDLVFHLGDYIYEYGPNEYVADSGNVRTHSGPEVKGLEDYRNRHAQYRTDKHLQAAHAAFPWVVTWDDHEVENNYADIIPEKGQSVEEFVKRRVAAYQAYYEHMPLRKSSMPHGLDMQLYRSFSYGKLATFFVLDTRQYRSDQANGDKSSPQTPESLNPTRTLLGEKQEKWLLDNIDQSQSSWNVMAQQIFFAKRNYGPSPEKPLYSMDGWDGYTPARERITDLASNKGMDNLIVLTGDVHASWASNLIADFNDLNSKILGAEFVGTSITSGGNGADKRADTDRILAQNKHIKFFNDFRGYVRCQVTPGQWKTDYRVLPFVSKPDAEISTRASFIYKKGETGLEEISATIVPQGKQLSSEVEEDRLKAHDLAHEKQLGKKKEKQLN from the coding sequence ATGTCAGAAGAAAGATCAATGGATGATTTGATTCAAAATTTAAATGAGGAAACGTTGCAAAAAGGCGTGGACAGACGCGGCTTTCTTCAGAGAGCGGTTAAAATTGCCAGCATTTCCCTGGGGATGGTAATTGCACAATCCATGGGTGGAATTAAGATCGAAGCTGAAGAAAAGTTTAGCAGCTATCCATTCTCACTTGGAATTGCTTCGGGAGATCCTCTTCCCGACGGTATCGTGCTTTGGACAAGATTAGCCCCTAAGCCTCTTGAAGGTGGAGGAGTACCTGCTCGGAATGTTCCCGTACATTGGGAATTAGCAAAAGATGAATACTTTCGCCATATTGTCCAACGGGGAACAGCTATAGCAAGACCTGAATTAGCCCACTCAATCCATGTGGAAGTTGATCGTCTACAACCTGACACAGTCTATTTCTATCGTTTTAAAGCAGGGAAGGAGTATAGTCAGGTTGGCAAAACGAAAACACTTCCGGCAAATGATTCCCATGTTTCCAGTCTTACCTTTGCTTTTGTCTCATGCCAGCAATATGAACATGGTTACTATACAGCTTATAAGCATTTGGCTAAGGAGGATCTTGACCTCGTTTTCCATCTTGGGGATTACATTTATGAATATGGCCCAAATGAATATGTGGCGGATTCAGGAAATGTAAGAACCCATAGTGGACCGGAAGTCAAGGGCTTGGAGGATTACCGTAACCGACATGCTCAATATCGAACCGATAAGCATCTGCAAGCTGCTCATGCTGCTTTTCCGTGGGTCGTAACCTGGGATGACCATGAAGTAGAAAATAACTATGCCGATATAATTCCGGAAAAGGGGCAATCCGTAGAAGAATTTGTTAAACGCCGGGTCGCAGCCTACCAAGCTTATTATGAACATATGCCTTTACGCAAATCGTCCATGCCTCACGGGCTCGATATGCAGTTATACCGCAGCTTTTCATATGGCAAGCTAGCCACATTCTTTGTATTGGATACACGTCAATATCGTTCAGACCAGGCAAATGGGGATAAGAGTTCACCACAAACACCGGAGTCTTTAAATCCAACACGAACGCTTCTTGGTGAAAAGCAAGAGAAGTGGCTGCTTGATAATATTGACCAATCACAATCAAGCTGGAACGTAATGGCTCAGCAAATTTTTTTTGCAAAACGGAACTATGGTCCTAGTCCTGAGAAACCGTTATACAGCATGGACGGTTGGGATGGGTATACGCCAGCTCGGGAGCGAATTACCGACCTTGCAAGCAATAAAGGCATGGATAACCTGATTGTCCTGACTGGCGATGTTCATGCTAGCTGGGCTTCCAATCTGATTGCTGACTTTAATGATTTGAACTCAAAGATTCTTGGGGCAGAGTTTGTTGGGACATCGATAACTTCTGGTGGAAACGGAGCAGATAAGCGAGCTGATACAGACCGTATATTAGCACAGAATAAACATATCAAATTCTTCAACGATTTTCGCGGTTATGTTCGCTGCCAAGTCACACCCGGGCAGTGGAAAACTGACTACAGGGTTCTTCCATTTGTCTCGAAACCGGATGCGGAAATTTCAACAAGGGCTTCGTTTATATACAAAAAGGGAGAAACAGGTCTTGAGGAAATATCTGCGACAATTGTTCCACAAGGAAAGCAATTATCCAGTGAAGTGGAGGAAGATCGTCTTAAAGCACATGACCTTGCCCATGAAAAGCAATTAGGAAAAAAGAAAGAAAAACAACTGAATTAG
- the yidC gene encoding membrane protein insertase YidC: MKRLVCTISVFTLISLFLSGCSYSGTDGNFLHQVFVEPFTYLIESTASLFDGSFGIAIVLITLLIRLVLMPFMLKQYKNQKQMKEKMALIKPEMDKIQRELKKTDSHERQKELQQEMMKLYTKHGVNPLSMGCLPLVIQAPILMGFYYAIQSSQEIATHSFLWFNLGTANIPLAILAGLIYFLQFKVQQNKMTIDQQQGNPMMRWMGLISPVMILVISFSVPAALPLYWSVSGLFLIVQTIFANKVWLKKPKYGV; the protein is encoded by the coding sequence TTGAAACGTTTAGTTTGTACGATAAGTGTATTTACGTTGATCAGTTTATTTTTAAGTGGGTGCTCATACAGCGGAACAGATGGGAATTTTCTTCATCAGGTATTTGTGGAACCTTTTACCTATCTAATAGAGTCGACGGCCAGTCTATTTGATGGGAGCTTTGGGATTGCAATCGTGTTGATCACCTTACTGATCCGGCTGGTATTAATGCCATTCATGTTAAAACAGTATAAAAATCAAAAGCAAATGAAGGAAAAGATGGCGCTTATCAAACCTGAAATGGATAAGATACAGCGTGAATTAAAAAAGACAGATAGTCACGAAAGACAAAAAGAATTGCAACAGGAAATGATGAAACTCTACACCAAGCATGGGGTAAATCCACTTTCTATGGGGTGCCTGCCATTAGTGATACAAGCACCTATTCTGATGGGCTTCTACTACGCCATTCAAAGTTCACAGGAAATTGCCACACATAGTTTCCTATGGTTTAATTTGGGGACTGCTAATATACCGCTTGCTATACTTGCAGGACTGATCTATTTTCTGCAGTTCAAAGTTCAGCAAAACAAGATGACGATTGATCAGCAACAGGGTAATCCAATGATGCGATGGATGGGGCTGATTTCGCCGGTGATGATTCTGGTCATCTCATTCAGCGTCCCGGCTGCTCTTCCGTTATACTGGTCAGTTAGTGGATTGTTTTTAATCGTTCAGACGATATTTGCGAATAAAGTTTGGCTTAAGAAGCCGAAATATGGTGTATAG
- a CDS encoding M1 family metallopeptidase produces the protein MHSRLTIILCSLLILLAGCTENKDSPSPQEDLEKQNQQDKVETNEPQTESITYGPEHPAYKINVTYDKKKHQISGSMSVQFVNNLDKTLKHIYFNLWPNAESFKSGGIEVDHITFNAKSATFDSRNTKLDISGLSLESGKKATINMDFTVTIPNKQHRFGWSGTHVSLGNWFPILAVYDNEGWNLDPYFAGGESFYSLTGDFDVTLRADEKETIATTGQAVGKVTSKDGMKVHHYQAKNVRDFAIVMNSKFNQSTKMVNNVQVNVFYTDEQKEYTKYMMETAKYVLPLYTKLFGKYPWSELDIVGARLNALGMEYPQLVMIGLDEELERNAIWQTTEHEIAHQWFYGVVGNNEFDEPWLDESFATFAGYVALRGGDPNFRWVRSIGKKYYHLTSPASTFMKHAADDGLQMYGDVIYDYGAKTLNELRKLLGDDAFYKGMQTYFETMKFKVATTEDFIRIMEQSSGEDLSQFFHDHRIKVSDTK, from the coding sequence TTGCATTCACGACTTACCATAATTCTTTGTTCCCTACTAATCCTGTTAGCAGGTTGCACAGAGAATAAAGATTCCCCTTCACCCCAAGAAGATTTAGAAAAACAGAATCAGCAAGACAAAGTCGAAACAAATGAACCTCAAACAGAAAGCATTACGTATGGTCCAGAACACCCTGCATACAAAATAAATGTTACATATGACAAAAAGAAGCATCAAATCAGCGGTTCTATGAGCGTCCAATTCGTCAATAACCTTGATAAAACGTTAAAGCACATATACTTTAATCTATGGCCGAATGCTGAAAGTTTTAAGAGTGGCGGCATAGAGGTTGATCACATTACATTCAATGCCAAGTCCGCGACTTTTGATAGCAGGAACACGAAACTCGATATTTCAGGATTGTCATTGGAATCGGGAAAGAAAGCAACCATTAATATGGATTTTACCGTTACAATCCCAAACAAACAACATCGTTTTGGCTGGTCCGGCACTCACGTTTCGCTGGGAAACTGGTTTCCGATTCTGGCCGTCTATGACAACGAGGGGTGGAATCTCGATCCATATTTCGCTGGTGGAGAATCATTTTATTCTTTGACAGGTGACTTTGATGTCACGTTAAGGGCTGATGAAAAGGAAACGATTGCAACTACCGGACAAGCAGTTGGAAAGGTAACCAGTAAAGACGGGATGAAAGTCCATCACTATCAGGCCAAAAATGTCCGGGACTTTGCCATTGTCATGAATTCGAAATTTAACCAAAGTACCAAGATGGTCAATAATGTACAAGTAAATGTTTTTTACACCGATGAACAAAAAGAATACACAAAATACATGATGGAAACCGCAAAGTATGTTTTGCCTTTATATACAAAATTATTTGGAAAATATCCGTGGTCTGAACTAGACATAGTCGGAGCGAGGTTAAACGCTTTAGGGATGGAATATCCACAACTTGTTATGATCGGCCTTGATGAAGAACTGGAAAGGAATGCAATCTGGCAAACTACCGAACATGAAATTGCTCACCAGTGGTTTTATGGTGTTGTCGGCAACAATGAATTTGATGAACCATGGCTGGATGAATCTTTTGCCACTTTTGCGGGTTATGTCGCCCTTCGCGGAGGGGACCCCAACTTCAGGTGGGTACGGTCAATTGGAAAAAAATATTACCATCTCACCTCACCTGCCTCGACTTTTATGAAACATGCAGCGGATGACGGATTACAAATGTACGGTGATGTGATTTACGATTATGGAGCAAAAACACTGAATGAATTGAGAAAATTACTTGGTGATGATGCATTCTATAAAGGCATGCAAACATATTTTGAAACGATGAAATTCAAAGTGGCAACAACCGAAGACTTCATCCGCATCATGGAACAATCTTCAGGAGAGGATCTCTCGCAGTTCTTCCACGATCATCGGATTAAGGTGTCCGATACAAAATAG
- a CDS encoding NUDIX hydrolase: MRKGIIRPLVICIFQKDNSILVAEGYDSVKKNYFYRPIGGGIEFGETSSAALAREIEEEVGAAIDHLEYIGTVENLFKFNGETGHEIVFVYDAKFVDTGLYEKGSFIGKEDNGATYKAMWKPLTEFGKGKLRLVPDALLNLIAQTGEGR; this comes from the coding sequence ATGAGAAAAGGAATAATTCGACCGCTAGTAATTTGCATTTTTCAGAAAGACAATTCCATCCTCGTAGCAGAAGGTTATGATTCTGTAAAAAAGAATTACTTTTACCGGCCAATCGGTGGCGGGATCGAATTTGGGGAAACAAGCTCAGCCGCGTTGGCTAGAGAAATAGAAGAGGAAGTCGGGGCGGCTATTGATCATCTTGAATACATAGGAACTGTTGAAAACCTTTTTAAGTTTAATGGGGAGACCGGTCATGAGATTGTGTTTGTTTATGATGCAAAATTTGTTGATACTGGTCTCTATGAAAAGGGTTCGTTCATTGGTAAGGAAGATAACGGAGCAACATATAAAGCGATGTGGAAACCTTTAACTGAATTCGGTAAAGGAAAGTTACGCCTTGTTCCTGATGCTCTTTTAAACTTAATTGCACAGACAGGTGAGGGGAGATAG
- a CDS encoding GNAT family N-acetyltransferase, with translation MNFRKATTEDLPAIVRLLADDELGSKRERYEESLPTDYYRAFAAIEAQVGNQIMVAVEDEKVIGCLQLTIIPGLARLGMKRAQIEGVRVDQRYRGKGVGEVLFKEAIKFAEKEKCGLVQLTTDKQREDAHRFYERLGFSATHEGMKLIL, from the coding sequence ATGAACTTTCGTAAAGCAACAACTGAAGATTTACCGGCAATCGTCCGCTTACTTGCTGATGATGAATTAGGGTCAAAACGTGAAAGATATGAAGAATCATTGCCGACTGACTATTATAGAGCCTTTGCAGCAATTGAAGCCCAAGTGGGGAATCAGATAATGGTAGCTGTTGAAGACGAAAAAGTGATTGGCTGTCTTCAGTTAACAATCATTCCAGGTTTAGCAAGATTAGGAATGAAACGTGCACAAATTGAAGGGGTTCGTGTCGATCAGCGATACCGTGGAAAAGGGGTAGGAGAGGTTTTGTTTAAAGAAGCAATTAAGTTTGCTGAAAAAGAAAAATGTGGTCTTGTGCAATTGACAACTGACAAACAGCGCGAAGATGCACATCGTTTTTATGAGCGGTTAGGATTTTCAGCAACACATGAAGGGATGAAGTTGATATTATAA
- a CDS encoding MerR family transcriptional regulator codes for MRIGELSKEMHITTRTIDYYTNLGIIDAQRPSSNAYRYYDEEAVIRLKLIQSYKQENLSLNEIKQRFELMDNVKNYDEDIITEINDFQHELKDLEEAILKLKPKLDQLDKDQLHSLGRLINIQGISLAQTITLLFG; via the coding sequence ATGAGAATAGGTGAACTATCAAAAGAAATGCATATAACGACAAGAACGATTGATTATTACACCAATCTAGGGATCATTGATGCCCAAAGGCCTTCATCGAATGCATATCGGTATTATGATGAAGAAGCCGTAATTCGTCTAAAACTAATTCAATCATACAAACAAGAAAACCTTTCATTGAACGAAATTAAACAACGATTTGAATTAATGGATAATGTGAAAAATTATGATGAAGATATTATTACGGAAATAAATGATTTTCAACATGAATTAAAAGATCTTGAGGAAGCTATCCTAAAACTCAAGCCCAAGCTTGATCAATTAGATAAAGACCAGCTTCATTCACTAGGCAGATTAATTAATATACAGGGGATATCCCTTGCTCAAACCATAACACTTTTATTTGGTTGA